The Solibacillus sp. FSL W7-1436 genome window below encodes:
- the purR gene encoding pur operon repressor, whose product MKWKRSERLVDMTYYLLEHPHQLIPLTYFSELYSSAKSSISEDLTIVKETFEEKGIGLLITVPGAAGGVKYIPKMAEQEVRDIIGEFMGELSQSDRLLPGGYLFMTDLLGNPELMNRVGKVFASVFADRQIDVIMTVATKGISIAHAIARHLNVPVVVVRRDSKVTEGSTVSINYVSGSSRRIQTMVLSKRSMKSGQRVLITDDFMKVGGTMNGMKNLLEEFECELAGIAVLVEAQHADVTLVDDYYSLVKLQEVNEKDRTIALSEGNFFQKERN is encoded by the coding sequence ATGAAATGGAAGCGCAGTGAACGCCTTGTAGATATGACTTATTATCTACTTGAGCATCCACATCAGTTGATCCCGCTAACTTATTTTTCTGAGCTTTACAGTTCTGCGAAGTCTTCGATCAGTGAAGATTTAACAATTGTAAAGGAAACATTCGAAGAAAAAGGAATTGGGCTTTTAATTACCGTACCTGGTGCAGCAGGCGGTGTTAAATATATCCCTAAAATGGCGGAACAAGAAGTTCGTGATATAATTGGGGAATTTATGGGAGAACTTAGTCAATCCGATCGACTTTTACCTGGTGGCTATTTATTTATGACGGATCTTTTAGGGAATCCGGAATTAATGAATCGTGTAGGTAAAGTATTTGCGAGCGTGTTTGCAGATCGTCAAATTGATGTCATTATGACAGTAGCGACAAAGGGGATTTCAATTGCACATGCGATTGCCAGACATTTAAATGTTCCGGTAGTTGTTGTACGTCGTGACAGCAAAGTGACTGAAGGTTCGACAGTGAGTATTAATTATGTATCAGGATCTTCTCGTCGTATTCAAACGATGGTTTTATCAAAACGCAGTATGAAAAGCGGCCAGCGTGTATTAATTACCGATGATTTTATGAAAGTCGGAGGCACGATGAATGGTATGAAGAACTTACTGGAAGAATTCGAATGTGAGTTGGCAGGTATTGCTGTATTAGTAGAAGCACAGCATGCGGATGTTACATTAGTAGATGACTACTATTCTTTAGTAAAACTACAGGAAGTAAATGAGAAAGATCGCACAATTGCATTAAGTGAAGGTAATTTTTTTCAAAAGGAGAGAAATTAA
- a CDS encoding RidA family protein, giving the protein MKTVSTTNAPAAIGPYAQGIVVNNMFYSSGQIPLTASGELVEGDIEAQTNQVFENLKAVLAAAGSSLNQVVKTTVFMKDMNDFAIMNEVYASHFGEHKPARSAVEVARLPKDVKVEIEVIALVK; this is encoded by the coding sequence ATGAAAACTGTTTCAACAACAAATGCACCAGCAGCAATCGGACCATATGCACAAGGTATTGTAGTAAATAACATGTTTTATTCTTCAGGCCAAATTCCACTGACAGCTTCAGGGGAACTTGTAGAAGGCGATATTGAAGCACAGACGAACCAAGTATTCGAAAACTTAAAAGCTGTTTTAGCAGCAGCCGGTTCTTCTTTAAACCAAGTTGTTAAAACAACAGTATTTATGAAAGATATGAATGATTTCGCTATAATGAATGAAGTGTATGCAAGTCACTTTGGTGAGCACAAGCCAGCACGTTCTGCAGTAGAAGTTGCGCGTTTACCAAAAGATGTAAAAGTTGAAATTGAAGTCATTGCATTAGTAAAATAA